The following proteins are co-located in the Candidatus Zixiibacteriota bacterium genome:
- a CDS encoding glycosyltransferase family 2 protein, with protein MDGNQVTLSVIIVTHNSLPLLVDCLNALDRALLSIPSQIIIVDNNSHDASVAAVKNRSDEYLIVENEKNRGFASACNQGAELAEGEYLLFLNPDVTLEGSAITKMLEVYAQESKVGLVVPRLRFPDDTFQANCRNFPQISNLLFSRGSFLSALFRKQRKNAFASYTLPDYDATTAVTAVAGTVLLITKELFTKMNGFDSRFFLYMEDTDLSYRVHLHGNENYFVPDAGAVHHWGSGSTTSTLVRKFHHHYSFWQYFLKHAPNGFSLLVLPFMLIGNLCVTALAADKRGR; from the coding sequence TTGGATGGGAACCAGGTTACACTTTCTGTTATCATTGTCACGCACAATTCACTCCCTCTGCTTGTTGACTGCCTCAATGCGTTGGACAGAGCGCTCCTTTCGATTCCTTCCCAAATTATAATTGTCGATAACAATTCACATGACGCAAGTGTTGCGGCTGTCAAGAATCGTTCAGATGAATATCTTATAGTCGAAAACGAAAAAAACAGAGGATTTGCATCGGCCTGTAATCAAGGCGCCGAATTGGCTGAAGGAGAATACCTGCTTTTTCTCAATCCCGATGTCACTCTCGAAGGGAGTGCGATAACAAAGATGCTGGAGGTCTATGCCCAGGAAAGCAAAGTCGGTCTTGTTGTGCCGCGTCTGAGATTTCCCGATGATACGTTTCAGGCAAACTGCCGTAATTTTCCACAAATTTCGAATCTCCTTTTTTCACGCGGCTCGTTTCTCTCCGCGCTTTTTCGCAAGCAAAGGAAAAATGCGTTTGCATCCTACACGCTTCCCGACTATGACGCGACGACCGCCGTTACGGCTGTCGCCGGAACGGTTTTGCTTATCACCAAAGAGCTCTTTACAAAAATGAATGGATTCGACAGCCGCTTTTTTCTCTACATGGAAGACACCGATTTGTCTTACCGCGTCCATCTGCATGGAAATGAGAATTATTTTGTGCCCGATGCCGGAGCGGTACATCATTGGGGAAGCGGAAGCACGACTTCCACCTTAGTCAGGAAGTTTCATCATCATTATTCGTTCTGGCAGTACTTTCTCAAACATGCTCCAAACGGGTTTTCACTCCTTGTTCTGCCGTTTATGCTAATTGGAAATCTGTGTGTGACAGCGCTCGCCGCGGATAAACGGGGCCGTTGA